The proteins below are encoded in one region of Triticum aestivum cultivar Chinese Spring chromosome 1B, IWGSC CS RefSeq v2.1, whole genome shotgun sequence:
- the LOC123131301 gene encoding probable glycosyltransferase STELLO2, protein MLVQDRVLPEHAGSTKSPRSPRAAPGSDRRHPRPFAKSLDFSNWASEHSSKLLLLLFAVASVAAVFLLRGAGPDAAALLCLDRSSSRSASGPTKLPYPDVAWSKIPPLAIASAVPFASFRAERWIVVSVSSPPTAALAALTRVKGWQLLAVGNSHTPSGWDLKGAIFLSLDLQAQLGYRSVDFLPYASHVRKTAGYLFAIQHGAKLIFDADDRAEMPGNDLGKHFDVDLGSGIANHPVLLQYSHADPNRTVVNPYVHFGQRSVWPRGLPLDKVGEVAHEAFYTEIFSGRQFIQQGLSDGLPDVDAVFYFTRKPPTAPFDLRFDPEAPKVALPQGMMAPVNSFNTLFHAQAFWGLMMPVSVSSMAADVIRGYWAQRILWEIGGYVAFYPPTIYRKDHVQAYPFAEEKDLHVNVGRLIKFLNEWRSNKQSLFEKILDLSYAMAEEGFWMEQDVRLTAAWLQDLLAAGYRQPRLMSLEIDRQRATIGEGDMKEFVPKKLPSVHLGVDEIGTVNYEIGNLIKWRKNFGNVVLIMHVSGPVDRVALEWRLLYGRIFKTVIILAEHSNAELAVERCALSHAYKYLPKVFARYGGADGFLFLQDHMILNYWNLLQADKEKLWITDKIAHSWVTIPLESNKEEWFVKQGAMVKQVVGSSPVHFQSKYKESMGEDKIVFCGSELFYVPRQFVEDFGDLVGLVGSLDLHHKIAVPMFFLAMDSPQNFDSEALAGTVFKTNLAANETFSSIYTAQSPAVFPVKVMNEIDFIKVIRLMSKGDPLLMELV, encoded by the exons ATGCTCGTCCAGGACCGCGTGCTCCCGGAGCACGCCGGGAGCACCAAGTCGCCCAGGTCCCCGCGCGCCGCGCCGGGCTCCGACCGGCGCCACCCGCGGCCCTTCGCCAAGAGCCTCGACTTCAGCAACTGGGCATCGGAGCACTCCTccaagctcctcctcctcctcttcgccgtcgcctccgtcgccgccgtcttcctcctccgcgGCGCCGGCCCGGACGCCGCTGCGCTCCTCTGCCTCGACCGCTCCAGCTCCCGCTCCGCCTCCGGCCCCACCAAGCTCCCCTACCCGGACGTCGCCTGGTCCAAAATCCCGCCGCTCGCCATCGCCTCGGCCGTCCCCTTCGCCTCCTTCCGCGCCGAGAGGTGGAtcgtcgtctccgtctcctccCCGCCCACCGCCGCGCTCGCCGCGCTCACCCGCGTCAAGGGCTGGCAGCTCCTCGCCGTCGGCAACTCCCACACCCCCTCCGGCTGGGACCTCAAGGGCGCCATCTTCCTCTCCCTCGACCTGCAGGCGCAGCTCGGCTACCGCTCGGTTGACTTCCTGCCCTACGCCTCCCACGTCCGCAAGACGGCGGGCTACCTCTTCGCCATCCAGCACGGGGCCAAGCTGATCTTCGACGCCGATGACCGCGCCGAGATGCCGGGGAATGATCTGGGGAAGCATTTCGATGTTGATCTCGGATCTGGCATCGCCAACCACCCCGTGCTGCTCCAGTACAGCCACGCGGATCCCAACCGCACGGTGGTGAACCCCTATGTGCACTTCGGCCAGCGCTCGGTGTGGCCGCGGGGGCTGCCACTGGATAAGGTCGGGGAGGTGGCGCACGAGGCGTTCTACACTGAGATCTTCAGTGGCCGCCAGTTCATTCAGCAGGGCTTGTCTGACGGTTTGCCGGATGTGGATGCCGTGTTCTACTTCACTAGAAAGCCGCCAACAGCGCCATTCGACCTGAGGTTTGATCCGGAGGCCCCCAAGGTGGCGCTTCCACAGGGCATGATGGCGCCAGTGAACTCCTTCAATACATTGTTCCACGCACAGGCTTTCTGGGGCCTGATGATGCCTGTTTCAGTGAGTTCAATGGCGGCAGATGTCATCCGTGGGTACTGGGCTCAGCGGATCTTGTGGGAGATTGGTGGGTACGTGGCTTTCTATCCACCAACTATTTACCGGAAGGATCATGTGCAGGCCTACCCATTTGCAGAGGAGAAGGATCTGCATGTGAATGTTGGTAGACTGATCAAATTCTTGAATGAGTGGAGGTCAAACAAGCAGAGCCTGTTCGAGAAGATTCTTGATTTAAGCTACGCCATGGCTGAGGAGGGGTTCTGGATGGAGCAGGATGTGAGATTGACAGCTGCTTGGCTGCAGGATCTTCTGGCAGCAGGGTATCGGCAGCCTCGGCTCATGTCATTGGAGATTGACAGGCAACGGGCAACCATTGGGGAGGGTGACATGAAGGAGTTTGTGCCCAAGAAGCTGCCATCCGTGCACCTTGGGGTTGATGAAATTGGCACAGTGAACTATGAGATTGGAAATCTGATTAAGTGGAGAAAGAACTTTGGTAATGTTGTGCTGATCATGCATGTTAGTGGACCTGTAGATCGTGTGGCCTTGGAGTGGAGGCTGCTATATGGACGGATATTCAAGACCGTTATTATACTTGCCGAGCATAGCAATGCAGAGCTTGCTGTTGAACGCTGCGCTCTGTCACATGCATACAA GTATCTTCCCAAGGTGTTTGCAAGATACGGTGGTGCTGATGGATTTCTCTTCCTCCAAGACCACATGATTCTTAACTACTGGAACCTTCTGCAAGCCGACAAGGAAAAACTCTGGATAACTGATAAG ATTGCACATTCTTGGGTTACTATTCCACTGGAGAGCAATAAAGAGGAATGGTTTGTTAAGCAAGGTGCTATGGTTAAGCAGGTCGTTGGCAGTTCCCCTGTTCATTTCCAGTCCAAGTATAAAGAAAGCATGGGCGAAGATAAGATTGTGTTCTGTGGCAGCGAACTGTTTTATGTGCCCCGACAGTTTGTTGAGGACTTCGGTGATCTTGTGGGTCTCGTTGGCAGTTTGGATCTGCATCATAAGATTGCGGTCCCGATGTTCTTCTTGGCGATGGACTCGCCTCAAAATTTTGATTCCGAAGCTCTGGCCGGAACAGTTTTCAAGACCAACTTGGCAGCCAATGAGACTTTCTCAAGTATTTATACAGCTCAGTCACCTGCTGTTTTCCCAGTTAAAGTGATGAACGAGATTGATTTCATCAAGGTAATCCGGCTTATGTCCAAAGGAGACCCTCTTCTGATGGAGTTGGTATAA